From the Hordeum vulgare subsp. vulgare chromosome 1H, MorexV3_pseudomolecules_assembly, whole genome shotgun sequence genome, the window GAAAAGCTGCACCCGATCTCCTTGTGGAATCGTCAATTAAATGGCACGAACTAAGTAAAAAATAAATCGTAAGGCTAGCAAACGCCACCTAAAACCTCCGTTTCAGCAACACCCTGTCGACTCACCTAATAAAATGCTAAAGCCTCGCGAATTTCATGGCATTAAGTCCCCATGTCAGAAAATGCGGTATGTTAGCGTACCGGGAACTTGAGGGCCTTGGCAATGGCCTGGAGGAGCGGCGGGGAGACGCCGAGGAAGTCCTTGCCGGGGTCGTCGCTGGCGGGGACGGCAAGCTTAGAGAGCCGCCAGAAGCCACCCTCCCGGGCCACGCCGCCCTCCTCGGGGGCGGTCTGGCGGAGCTGCTCCTTGTGGCGCCGATCCAGCCGCTTCTTCTCCGACGGGTACCGCCTCTTGCCCGTGCGCCTCGCGCAGCGCACGACGGCGGCGACCGCGCCGCATCGGCGCCGCGGGAACGCGCTCGTCGCGTAGAGGCCGGTGGGGTTCGCGCCCAGTTGGCGGTGGGGAGGCGGGAGGGAGAAGGGTGGGAGCTTGATGCCTGAGACAGTGTGAAGCGCCATGGCGGATGGGGCTGGAGATGGAAGGGGGTTTGTGCCCCTGCGGATAACGTGGGTTTTAGCCCGGTTTACAGGGGTCATTTTATAAGAGGCTACAAAATCCATTTGTTCGATGGGTTTTCATGCGTAATGTCTTTTTCTTTTCGCAAATTCAAACTCAATATCGGCTGCTGCATTTAAAGGTTGGCGAATTCAGGAAGTTGTCGAGGAATAAAATGCAAAGGATGACTGAAGTTCTGAATAGAACTGATGTTTTGCCTGAATTCAGGGCCAGCTGTTTTTGTAATACGCTTATCGAATTGTTTCATTTGAAATGTGCATCTGATAAGGTTATCCAGATTTATTAAAGCTGGCAGGAATAGTTTCCTTCGACCAGAGGTCAATTCGCCTCGGGCGACACATGAACAAGTTTGTTGCGACTATATATGTTCTGGAGAGATAAAACTACATGTATATTTTGTCTGAAAAGTTCCTCAAACAGTATTACATTATAACAACAAGGTTAGAGTACAGCATAAGAACCCGGTTATATCACAGCAGCACAAAAACTGCACTCATAGCCTAAACCTGCAGAACCACATTTAACTCACACCACTTCAAACCTTCGACAAACTTGAATTACCTCAGGCCGAGTGAATAGAAAGCTCTTTCCTTGGTTAGACAACAGCATCAGGTCGTTTTAATCTATCGGCCGTCGGATTTGGCGGGGCCAATAAAGCTGCTTGAGAACCATGACGACACATCGACCCCCATGATTATTTGTTAGTTTACAAGATGAGGACTGGCACTCTTGAAAGGAAGAGTGCAGGAGTATGTGACATATCTGACACCATCAAGGAGAACAACAACAAATATCCTGGAGAGGGACTTCGGTGTCATCCTTGGATCACTGTCGCCATCACCAGCCTCCCTGGGGTCAGCTAGCACGGAAACAACTACCGAAGATGCTGGCTTCTTATCAGGTAACTTGCTGCTTTCAGAAGTTCTGTTAAAAGGCTCTGTGTTGTTCACCGTTTTCCCAGTGAGTGGAATCGCCGCCTCATTGTACATGATCCTCCTATTCTTCAGCTTGCCGTAATAAGCAGGAGCTGGTGTTGGAATCTTTCGAGTAGCATTAACACTTGAGGAGTTCACAGCTGGAGAAGCAGGTATTATGCCACCAGAATTGGTGGCAGCGGAAATGTCAAACTGAAATACCTCGCTGCACATTCCAGAATTTAGGATAGGGCCTGAAAAGTGTTGCATCAGAACTAGAGTAAGCGACAGTGCATTTAACACTCCAGGAGTATCAATAGAAAACTCAGTTAGTTTTCTGTAGGAGATTACTTCATCACATCAACAAAAGCAAAGAATAATTATTCCAATAACAAACTTGGCAACACCACAAAAAATAAGGCACATGAGTTCAGACTAGTTTTCCTACAAGCTAGTGAAGATTTTAGCAGAGTTATCACTTTTCCAAGAAAAGACAATGTTGCAGTAAAGTATTTGGAAAACCGAATTGAAGTTGTCAAAAATCAGTAACATTGCTCAGTCACAAGTCTGGAATATGCTTAAAAGAAACGTACCATGATTCTACTATTTTGCTAGCATAGAGCTGTGAACATAGGTTATACTGACACATAAGTTTTTGTCAGGGATTAAGGCTCTTCACGACAGAGTCTACATGATAATCGCTATATAAAAAGCAACAATATCACTACATTTACTGAGGTCTTTTCTATGTGATTGCTAAAAGGAGGACATAAATAAAGACAGCATTCCCTCGCTAGATGGTTAAAGTGTGATATTTACTTGTTTGAACATTAAATATAGATTTGAGTTCCCATTTCCTAAAAAGTAGAGTGACGTTATTCTTATCTAACATGCATTTTACTTTTCTTAATGGCTCATGGACAATCAGTTCAATCCTTTAGACTTCTATTTTAACTTGGTAATATTATTCTCTGTGGTATTTGGTCTGTCATAAAGTAAGGTAATGTGAGAACCTTCTTGACTAAAATATCACAACATGATGTGTCAATGCAACAGAGAAATGTTAGTTTAGATCATAAATGGAATTCATAGCTGCAGTAACACGATTCACAAAAACCAAGAATACGAGATTTGCAAACAATTGTTCTGCTTACCTGCCATTCCTTCACGGAACCACTGTGGCAATGGTCCATCTACTGGGGATTTCTCTTGTGGGTTCATATTATTTCCAGGCAGTGACAGATGACGAGCTATGGCTGTACTAGTCTCTTTGTGATCTATACCTGACTGGCCACTGTTTTGTTTTGAAGTCCCATGTGCTACCGCTTTCTCACTTGCAAGTACAGAATGAATAATCAGATTGCCATTGATCTTCACATGTTTTCCATTCCTTGGCACATACAACAAAGCAGGCAGGGTCTCACTTGAGTTAAGCACAGGTTGATGCTTCTGGTCAGCACTGTCATCAGTCCCCATCATCATTCCAGAATCAACACCAGTCATGTCACTATTATTTGGACCTCCCTTAGGTACTTTACCCTGGTTATTGACACTCACTACCCTATCATGAGGCTGACCAAAATTCCTAAACATTGCACTGTCGCTCCCCCCACTCAATCCAAAATTGTGATTGAACCCTGGAACAAAAGCACCAAAGAGGAGCATAACAAGCATCAAACTGAGAAGGCTAACACTTGCCACCTTCTTGGTCTTGGTCTTGGTCTTACTCTTGCTGTCCACAGCCTTCTTGTTGTCTGGTTTCTTTGTAGCCTTGGTTGCAGCTACTGGCTGCTGCGTCTTTAGCCGAGGAATTGGTACAAGAGGGACATGGGAACCATGAGGCCGCAGGGCATACCCAGGCACCCAAGGGAAATGCATGCCGGGCATTGCTCCCGGTGGATACATCCCAGGAGGTGGGCAATTCCCGCCGCCGTTACCGAGTTGCTGCCGCAGTGTTGCATTCTCCGCCACAATGAAGGAGATCTTAGAATTGAGGTCGTTTATGACCGAGTTCATTGACTTGACCTTCTCCTCCAGCTCCTCGACATAGCGCTTCTTCCTCTGCCGCGACAGCTGCGCGCTCTCGCGGTTCCGTATCAGCCGCGCCGCCCGCCTCGTGTCCTCCCCCTCGCCGACGGGGCCGCCCTCGTCGGAGTCCGCGGCGGCCCGCGAGGCCGACGCGGAAGGAGAAACCTCACCGTCCCCGGATCGGCGGCACTTGGCCGCCTCCGAGCTGGGCGCGGGGCTCGCCGGCTTCCGCTTCAGGCTCCAGTTAGGGGCGCCGCTGCTCTTCCCCTCGTCCGAGTCCTCGTGCTTGACCTCGCAGCTGCCGTCGGCGACGGCGGAGCCGGTGCCGGAGGCGGCGGGGGAGGACGAGGAGGCGGTGGGGCCGGATCCGGCGGCGGAGTCGCTCCGGTCGGGGGAGCGGAGGAGGAAATCCTCGACGGAGAAATCAGCGGGCAGGTCGAAGTCGAGGTCGTCGCAGTCGCCGGCGGGGCCGAGGCCGAAATTCCCGAGCGGCAGGCCGTGGTCGTCCGCGAGGTGGAGGTCCGGGTCGAAGAGGCCGGGCGGGTAGTGGCGGAGGTCGAAGTGGGAGGAGGGGTCGAGGAGGGCCGGCTCCGCCATGGCCGCGTCTCGCGGAGGGTTCAGCTCTTCAGCCTAGGGTTTTGGGCGGCATCCATCCATGGAGGCGCAGGCGCGGACGGAACGGGGGGGAGGAGTGGTGTGGTGTAGGAATTTGGAATTCGGAAACTCGGGGcggtgcggagtggacggagtcgGGTGTTGACGAGCCCGCGCCTCGTGCTCGACTGCTCGTGACGTGCGGATGGATCCTGTTTTTCCCCCGCCCGTGGAATTCCACACGCGGTCCGTGGCGAAAGGGACCCGCCCCGTCCTGGTCCCGCGTGTCATGGGGGGTGGAGAGCGCCACGGCCGGTGCGGCTGCGTGGCTGTGCGGGGCGGGGGGGTAGCTAGATCTAGGATTGCCGTTCGGGTGGGGTGCTAAAAGCGGCAGCCCGACGTGAGTAACGCCGAAGTTAAGGCGGCCCGGGACGGCGTGCGCTGACGTGTGGGGCCGTGGGCCCGCCGTGCCAGGTGCGGCGTGTGAGGGTGGCGATGAGTGCGGTGTGGAGAGGGCTTTGCCTGGGAAGGTTCTGGTTCTGGTTGGTGGTGCAGGAGATGTGGCTGCTCTGGATAAGTAATTCCGGATGTGCTTTGTTTTATTCAGCTGGTTTTTGCATAAAGCACCCTCTTGTGTTACTAGCTTACTTTCAGCTCCGTCCTTTGCAGGCACAACGGTGTGCGTAACACGTGCCTTCATCATTTTTGACGTGAGCTTTCCGTTGCGTAGAAGCAAGACAAAGAGTGAGGAAAGGAAAGGATAGGATGGCCTAAGCTAGAACGGAAATGCAATCGTCGTACAGGCGCCTCTAGCCTATCTTTCTGTTTGCTCGTTTGTTTGTTTTCGACCAGACTGTGATATTTATCATGACTAAATTAGTTACTCCTCTAGAGTACAAGAGAAACACAGGTCCCGGCTTTCTGTTGGTGCGCACCTCTAGAGTTTCGGctctttttttttggaaaagaaaAAATTTAGTCTATTCATTATATCTctctctaataataaagcaaatacggtttctgatCGTCCGTTGTGGCATTTTTACGAAAAAAAATCCCTCCATATTCAgttaatcaacccgcggtcctgtCTTAAGTGAGGAAAACGTTTCGTCCTGCcacttttacaaaaaaaaaagcATCCGACGTTTcttgaaatcaacccgcagtccggttTTAAGTTAGAAAACGAATTTTTTTGCATTGTTCGGAAAACCCCTGATGTTTCAAGTAATCAACTCGCACtccgtattttaacaaaaaaaccctaacttttcagttaatcaatccaaattttatctaaaacaaaattattcatatcttttggaccgtaactccgattttaacaatgttatatatgaaatttgattaaaaaaatatgtcaaatctaaataggatgttatttttagctgttgaatacttcttaaatatattttttgatgcaaacttaatctgtagtgtacggtccttttttttctctctttccagcgacgatacgaattgcaataaacatccattaaattaaaaccaaattgaaaggaaagaaaacatcgttaaccacacatgcttACCTTTGAAAAACCTCGTGAAGAAAAATATATGTGTTAAAAAGTCAAATAAACATTGACACATTTTTTACAATGATACAAACATTTTCATAAACTGTTTTAATACATTTTCTGTTGCATTAACATTTCTCCGAAATGCACAAACATATTACTGAAActcctaaaaaataaaaaatgtaatCTATATTTTTTGAATTATATCAAACATTTTTTTACATTACAGGAACATTTGTAAAATGTCACAACATTTATTAGTGCTATCAAGAACTTTTGAAAATTATGTTAACACCTTTTTACACTATGTTAACATTTGTAGGAATACATTGATATTTTTAATACTAAAAAAACTTCTAAAAAATACGATAACAACTTTTTTGCATTATGTTAACATTTTTTTAATCGCATGAACATTGCCattaacatttttttaagttgcaGAAACATTTTATTAACACTGTGTAAACATTTAAATATAAATATTTATATTTTAAGATATTTTGGAATATAAATAAAAgtaaaacaacaagaaaaaatcaAACAAACGAGCAGATGGAGGAGCGTCCAACACAACTGTGTTTCTTGGGCCGAACCATTTAGGCAGCAATGCATGCGACGTTGTGCTCGAGCACGCTATACGCGATATATAACTTGCGGTCTCTTTAACCAATATGTTTGCTCTTCGTGATGAGAGTATTGGGTTTGTCGGTGACTATGGGAACGCTTGGACTCTGTGTGTTTGGATTTTGCATGGGTCAACCCTATCGAAACTTAGCGCACCTATATACTCGCGGGAGCCACTGTGTTTTCCTATGAGCCTCCATAGAATCGGAACTACTCGGCAATATATTTGGCCTGGCACCGAAAATTTGGTCGACAGTTAAACAGAAGTCTACCTTACCGGTTGCTACTCCGAGAGAAGTTGTTGGATTTCCCTAAGAAGAAGGGTGATATAACATAGCAGCAGAAAGTATTTTTCTCAattaagaaccaaggtttatcgaacgagtAGAAGGCGTCATACCAACCAcgttagtagtacctacacacaaACACAACAAATGTATGTACAGTTATACCCAATAAAAGCAAGAGGGTCGTCACTCCTCATATTCTAGCTAGTGACAAGATTAAAACCACATAAATAGTGATATGCAAAGTAGCAAATAAAGAGGAATTGTAGGAGCTTTTATATTAATGAAGAATAGACCCGGTAGTGGCatggtagacaaattattgttggacaaTTAATAGAATAGTGCAAATTATAACTGTGATCATTCATGGCATAATCTCGCATAGGCAttacgtccaagataagtagactatTAATTCAACTCCATCTACTCATATTACTCCACCCCAAGACCACTACCAGCATGCATCTCAAAGTGTTAAGTTCATGATAAATATAATAACCCAATAAGAaatatgacataatgtagacaggAAGAGATCAATCAATTTGACCAAACCTCATCGGTTTAcccttagtggaaacaatatATTACGTGTTTTTTCCCTTTTTGTCactaagcaaaatcatcaccagaTTGAACCCGTTACTATGCACCACTCCCTGTGGAGACCTGCTCATCTAACTGCCCAAAGAAGACTCATAGATCGAATAGCATACCTGGCTATAAAATTAAACAGGACATAAACTTCAAGAGAATCAAAATAGATCAatgaataatttgatcataaatccacaatttatcggatcccaaAAAGCATGActcatacatcaaatagatctccaaagatatcagagagagagagggggagggagagggagaggggacgggggagggggagggggagggagagagtgagggagagagggggagagagagatctaaCTACtactatggacacgtaggtcctCAAAGAACAACCCACACAACAtcatggtgttgg encodes:
- the LOC123442537 gene encoding bZIP transcription factor 39-like, with product MAEPALLDPSSHFDLRHYPPGLFDPDLHLADDHGLPLGNFGLGPAGDCDDLDFDLPADFSVEDFLLRSPDRSDSAAGSGPTASSSSPAASGTGSAVADGSCEVKHEDSDEGKSSGAPNWSLKRKPASPAPSSEAAKCRRSGDGEVSPSASASRAAADSDEGGPVGEGEDTRRAARLIRNRESAQLSRQRKKRYVEELEEKVKSMNSVINDLNSKISFIVAENATLRQQLGNGGGNCPPPGMYPPGAMPGMHFPWVPGYALRPHGSHVPLVPIPRLKTQQPVAATKATKKPDNKKAVDSKSKTKTKTKKVASVSLLSLMLVMLLFGAFVPGFNHNFGLSGGSDSAMFRNFGQPHDRVVSVNNQGKVPKGGPNNSDMTGVDSGMMMGTDDSADQKHQPVLNSSETLPALLYVPRNGKHVKINGNLIIHSVLASEKAVAHGTSKQNSGQSGIDHKETSTAIARHLSLPGNNMNPQEKSPVDGPLPQWFREGMAGPILNSGMCSEVFQFDISAATNSGGIIPASPAVNSSSVNATRKIPTPAPAYYGKLKNRRIMYNEAAIPLTGKTVNNTEPFNRTSESSKLPDKKPASSVVVSVLADPREAGDGDSDPRMTPKSLSRIFVVVLLDGVRYVTYSCTLPFKSASPHLVN